The following proteins are co-located in the Hirundo rustica isolate bHirRus1 unplaced genomic scaffold, bHirRus1.pri.v3 unplaced_BUSCO_419118at7742, whole genome shotgun sequence genome:
- the LOC120748353 gene encoding cyclin-L1-like encodes MAAAAGGGGPAGPQAAGAAPAPVPGPGAVLIGDRLYSGVLITLENCLLPEHTLRFTPSMSSGLDPDTETELRVTGCELIQAAGILLRLPQVAMATGQVLFQRFFYTKSFVKHSMEHVSMACVHLASKIEEAPRRIRDVINVFHRLRHLREKKKPVPLILDQEYVNLKNQIIKAERRVLKELGFCVHVKHPHKIIVMYLQVLECERNQHLVQTSWVASEGK; translated from the exons atggcggcggcggcgggaggcggcggccccgcgggccCTCAGGCGGCCGGCGCGGCTCCCGCCCCGGTGCCGGGTCCCGGCGCGGTGCTGATCGGCGACCGGCTCTACTCGGGCGTGCTGATTACGTTGGAGAACTGCCTGCTGCCCGAGCACACGCTGCGCTTCACGCCGTCCATGAGCAGCGGCCTGGACCCCGACACCGAGACCGAGCTGCGCGTCACCGGCTGCGAGCTCATCCAGGCGGCCGGGATCCTGCTGCGGCTGCCGCAG GTGGCTATGGCTACAGGACAGGTGCTATTCCAGCGTTTTTTTTATACCAAGTCTTTTGTGAAGCATTCCATGGAG CATGTGTCCATGGCCTGTGTCCATCTGGCATCCAAAATTGAGGAAGCCCCCAGGCGCATTCGGGATGTGATCAATGTGTTCCATCGCCTCAGACACCTGAGGGAGAAAAA AAAACCCGTGCCTCTAATATTGGATCAAGAGTATGTGAACTTGAAGAATCAAATAATTAAGGCAGAAAGAAGAGTGTTGAAGGAGTTGGGATTTTGTGTTCACGTGAAGCACCCTCATAAG ATAATCGTTATGTACCTTCAGGTATTAGAATGTGAACGTAACCAACACCTGGTCCAGACCTCATG GGTAGCCTCTGAGGGTAAGTGA